The Lolium rigidum isolate FL_2022 chromosome 1, APGP_CSIRO_Lrig_0.1, whole genome shotgun sequence region TTTCCTACATTTGGCAAAATTATTGGGTGAACAGAATTGAGCTAGTGCGGTTTCTATATATGTGGATGGTTTGGTTCTCAGAATTAGCAAGAATTATACCAAGATTCTCATTTCTTAATGCCCATATGACCCTTTGACCTCATCCTGAAATTCCAGGCTTTTGCAAGTGTTGTAATGTACCCGTATAGTCTTGTTTTTCATCATGCTGAGATATAATTTAAGACATTCTTATCAAATCACTAGTAATAAGATTTCAACAAGGGAATTGCATATGATTAACTAAGTTGTCCCTGTCTACTCAAGTTTTTATGTTATACGCAAATGAGATGGGGattttccctagagaataatgttATGACTATTTTTGCAAGGGTGCAACACATCATGCAACATCTAGAGGGTAATTAGCTTATCTAGAGAGCAAACTGAAGTGAGTGTAAGCTCATAACCTCGAGGAAGCAAATAACGTACTCCTAGGTTGCaatgtagttttttttttgtctctgcTGGTTCTTACGTAACACACTGCAGAAATAACTCAATTTATACCTTATAATAAAGTAGCTAAAGTTTCTGCTGAAATTATCGTCAACAACAATTTTTAAaccattttaccctcccaccaaatcacttAATACTACACCTGCCATGTACCCTCCCATCAACTGGCTGCAACTGGAGAATGAGTAAGGCGAGAGAAGGTGATGACGCATACATCAACCAGGGGTGGGCGGGCTTCGCCGTCGCTCATCAGCTGCAGGTAGGCTAGTTCCTCATCCTCcttcgagtacagtgtggtcatcttcgactacACATGCACTAAGATGATGACCATGTATCGTTACCATGGCGATGCCACCAGGTGTGCTTCGAAAGTCATGTCTAAAGCTTACCTGGTTCTGCCTCGCTGCTACCATGTCTGTGTCTAGTTGTTGTTCCTGTCGTGTGTAGAACTATGATCGTCTCTGTTGTATCGTCAACTATGATCGTCCTGTGTCCTGAACTATGACTGTGTGTTGAACTATGGTCAGTGTTAAGTTTGCCTGAATTGtgattgtgttcttgcttgtgctgttcatcgctggtaacctcaccactgaagggaagaggtAAGCAGACGGAGAttctgggttgcaaccaaacaacaggaGCACTGGTCTGGGCTGTTCAAGGCCTGAAAGCAGACCTACCAAACAGGCAtagcccaaatctccacggggccgAAAAAACTATGTGCATGCCACCAAACAACGTGGCTtttatggcccatggcccgtctgCGACGCGCAGGGGACTTCTTCCCACGGCGCCAGTGGTACAGGAATctgatgcaggctaccaaacgcgcccgaaAAGTCTATTCACCAACCGGCTAATGCATCGCCTACGACGGTGTAGCTCCTATGCGCTGACTACTCCACTCCACGGCAACCACTCGTACGCGCACGCCGCTGAGCTACAGATACGTCCACGCCTGCTCCTCCATTCGGCGCTAGGCGCTTCGGCCACCGCGTGCTCCCGCCTCCACCCATGATTGCCCAACGCACACTTGCCTCCTTGGCAGCCGACAACCGCTGCCACAAGCCACTGTCGTCGACGCCCCTCCAAGATCGTCTCTGGACGGGCGTGTGCGTTGGCATCCAAcgctgcagctcctctccagcggTGCAGTTTCTACTTGTGCTTATGGTACAGAAATTCCGATGCTGCCGACAACTGCGAGCTCGGCGATGATGGTGCCGATGGTGGCTGCAACTCCTGATTTGCGCCCAGCTGGTCTCCGACGGTGCCAACGGTGGTGGACTGGTGACCAGTAAGGTCGATTCATCCACGCCACTGCCACCATCGCCGGTAGAGAAGACAATTTTGTGGGGAATTTTTTCAGTTATACATACGGTGTCATAATCTGTACTTATGCTACTTGTTTTTGTTGTGCAAGCACGTGCACGTGTAAAGTGATACAACGATTTTTTTTATATATGATACATAGAGATTGCAGCAATGTTACATAATATTGGATAAGGTAGAAAAAGTATTGGATATACCGCAAAGAAATGTTACAAAAATATGAAATATTTACACACAAAGAAGAAAGTGTTACATTCGGAAAAAAAATGTACGGAAAAAATGTTACATCCGGAGGAGGCGTACGTGGTTGCCGTGTAAACTCCGACATCGAAAGGAGAATGGTCTGCCAAGTCAAGCTGGATATCGTGAACGTTGCTGCATACTCTGCACCAACGAGGAGATTTTGGTGGCGGTTAGGGTTAGCCCCAGTGTCGCCCTAGGGAGCAGCATGGGAGCCTCTCAGAGAGCTTTTTTTTATTtatagaagtgagcctagctcaacgGGCTGAGGGAATGTATGTATAAACCTATCACCTGAGTTTAAATCCTCACAGGCACGAATTTATGTTCATATTTATACTTGAGATCGAGTCAGATTGATTCTAGTACTaatgcaatttatcttgaggactataatttaatcttaaccaagatttaaaaaaaTCTAGTGCTCATGCTTAATGGTTGTGTGCATTTCAAGTTGGTGCAGATACtaggaagtgaaattctccctaATTAAAGCTTTAGTAGGAGGACGGAATGAAGACCAAATGTACAATCTATGTATGTTTATATACAGGTTGACCGACAATAAAAGCTCATAGTTAGGTTCCGGCAATGTTAACAAACCATCCATAAGAAGTGTCACGAGATGGCGACTTAATATCTTTTTCCCACTTGTGAGGAGTACAAGCCCAAGACCTGTATCATCCAACGACGACGAGTACGCATTATCTTTCTCACTTCTCACGATCGATGGCCAGCTACCTTGCTGGCTTGGCCACGACATCGACCGGGTTAGTTAACAAAACGAAAATTCATCGTGTCGACGTGCGTGTAACTCGTGCAGGGGCTTCTCCACGGCGAAGGCGAACCATACGTTGATACATTATTATACTGGGAGGCCATGTTGggcaaaaaaaaaatcccctTGGAGCTGCGCACGGTCGTTCCTGTGTGTAATTCAGACAAAAACTATCCATCCATCGGCTGCTCTATATATACCCATTCAGTGTTAGTACGACGCGTGTGTACCGTCTTGGGCCAGCCGAAAAATATTCATGATGTAATttcggagaagaagaaaaaagttcTTTTTCTTATcgaagacaataaatatcatagcTGCGGGACACACATATGCAGCTAGCTgcgggatgaccaactcaccacggTCACAGTTCAGCAGCATTCACCCGGTTGCTAGCTTTCGATACACAGTAGGGGGATCACCTGACGCATCATACAAAAACAAAAATCCTGCCTGGCACGCTAATCAGAATCAAGCCAGTCCAACTTAAAAACCCAGCCGtgctttcttttcttcttcttatgctcctcctcctcctcctcctcttcttctttgcaTCCAAGAAAATTTTGTAGAGGGTGCCAGATTCCTCCAAAGCAATGGTCGCAGTTCACCACAGAAGCTGCAGATAAATAACATACAATTTGCTATCAAACATACCATAGCATGTATACACAGAAATACGCTACTGATTACATCATGGTTGTAAGTTAATTTTACTAGCTGTGACATCACAGGTACAAAGTGAGAATAGTTCGAGTACTACTTACCAGCAATTGCTTTGTCCACGAATACACAGGTCCTTAGCTCCTTCGGCCCTCCTACGCCGCTCAGCTCTGCAAAGAACTTGCACTTTTTCCTCCCCACCGACCCCTTGAAGTATAGGTGCCAGTAGCTGACTGGGTCGTCCTGAGACAATACAAACATTTGACTGTCCACTCCAACAGCTCCCCTTATCTTCTTACCACTCTCCACCTATGCATACATGAGCACAGCATAAGAAGACTGATTCACTAAATTAAGTGATAGCAAACATAATACTAGTAAGCTGTAGAACAAAACAATCTAAGAAAGGTATGCATCTCTCCTATCGCGACTAGCAGCAGGCTAAGGTATATATATACACCAGCAACAGTAGAGCATTTCATTTCTCAGTGGAGAAGACACACACACATGCGAAACGTCTCCTTGCAACTGTAAAAAGAACAGACCAGCCAACATGCGCACAAGTTCTGGATGAACTTCTAAGTTTTTGGCAACCAAACGTCGAGTTATTTATATTCTGTAACATGGTCCAAATGAGCATTTTCACTTGAGAACTTAAAAAATGTGGTTTAAGAATGTGCAACTTAAAAAAGTCGAGTTATTTTGATTCAGACATA contains the following coding sequences:
- the LOC124684645 gene encoding uncharacterized protein LOC124684645; this encodes MPPKSVAEEFVGHRLLSRVQHFPDSKDLPLPLDMEKYAKDDPPCQTTLCTNVAVEQYNAQQVESGKKIRGAVGVDSQMFVLSQDDPVSYWHLYFKGSVGRKKCKFFAELSGVGGPKELRTCVFVDKAIAASVVNCDHCFGGIWHPLQNFLGCKEEEEEEEEEHKKKKRKHGWVFKLDWLDSD